DNA sequence from the Candidatus Zixiibacteriota bacterium genome:
CCGAGCGCGGTACCGATGGCAGCGCCGCCTGGTGAAGCACAAAGTCCACCGCCCGCGCCGCCTTGGTCACCGTGGCGAAATCACGAATGTCACCGTCGATCAGGTCAATATCCTTCTCGAACGACGCAATGTTCTCGTATTGCCCGGTCGAAAAGTTGTCGAGCACACGGACCTCGTGGCCTAGTTGCAACAGTTTCTCCACGATATTCGAGCCGATAAACCCGGCTCCTCCGGTGACCAGATATCTCATTTGTACCTGCTTTCAGTCCTTGCTCGTACTTAGGGTATCGGTACTGTCCCGAGAATCCTTACGTTTGGCGGACAGTCGCTGTCGCTTATAGAACGCAATGATAACGGCCTGCTCCATTAGTTTGTTCCCGTCGTGTGGGATGCCGATGCGGTTTCGTCCGTGTCGATACAATAGGCCAATGCCACCGCAGCCAGGGCGGCGAGTATTGGGATGATCGGAAAATGAAACCGCCCGATGGAGAAGAAAACGAAATGGACTGCGGTCCAGTAGCCGACCGTGAGCAGCACCAAAGCTGTGGAGGCATTGCGGTGAATTCGTGAACGGATTACCACCGGCAGGGCCAAGGCCGCCAGCAGTAGCACGATAAGATACCAAGATTCGGTGAGTACAGCTAACCCCAGCCAGCCAACGCCGCTGCCCGATTCGGCTACGCGGAAGAGCTGGTAGTCCAGCGGGTCGACATCGACCGCATAGAAAAACATCACCTTGATGACACCGCGCCCCAGGAAAGCGAACGGTTTCTCGCGAATGTAGTCCCATGCCTGGGCCGACGCGGCGCTGTCGACATAGGCTTCCTTGCTGGGATCCCACAGGTCGAACTGAAGCGCGGCATGATGATTGTACCCCATGCCGGAGCTTGGCTGATTTCCGATGAACAGATTGATACCAGTATTGGTGCTCAGGCAGGCGCGCCCTACGGCATGGTGATTTCTGATGATCCATGGCGTAACCACGAGGGCGAAACCGGCCAGGCCGAGAACTGTGCGGGCAGCGGCAAACCTCCAACTGCGCGACTCCAAGAACCAATAGAGGGCTACGATACACAGGAACGGCGCCGAGATCGTCCGAGTCAGGGTCGCCAATCCCAGGAAGAGTCCGCCAAGACAGACGACCGCCCACCAGTGTCTGATTCGACTCCCTGCCACGAACAGTAGAAGCGCCAGAAGGAAAAGCGGCGTGAAAAGCATCTCCGACGCCAGCACGTTGGCGAAAAGCACCTGGCTGGGGAATAGTGCCAATATGAGAAGGCTCCAACGGCCAATTCTCTCGCCCCAAAGGCACCGGACGAGCAGGTATGACAGTAATACTGTCGCTGTTCCCAGGAAGATATTGGCAATGGCACCGATGACCGGAACGTGGCCGAATACCAGATATATCCGGGAAAGCCAGAAGGGGTAACCGGGCGGCCAATACGCCGTGAGATGCGCACCATTGTAATAGCCGCCGTCGGTAGCCCACTGCCAGCCGAGCTCATCGTAGCATTGGAAATCCTGCCAGAGATTGAACGGGAGCACCACAACGGCGAATGTGCGAAGGGCGAATGCGACCAGCAGCCACTGCCAGAGCAATCTCGTTTTATCAGATGTGACCAGATACCGGTCCAGGCGCCCGGCGAGCCGCAGGAGCCAGCGAGATAATAGAACCACCGCACCCACCTCACCCAGCGAGATAAGGCAGATCTGCATCAGTTGCCACATGAACGAGGTCACGCTGTGATCCGGGCTGAGAAAGAGAAACAGCTCGCGAAAGACATCGAAAGCGAACAGCGCTACGACCGCGACAACGATCGACAGCGATCCGGCAGCGTATCTCAGTGTCGTCATGGTTTACTTGCTCCGCCGGTAGATGACGTACTGTGCGGCTGTGTCATTCGGGAACGATCGTGCCAACTCGTAATACTCCAGGAATCTCGACGTGTCGACAAACAGT
Encoded proteins:
- a CDS encoding glycosyltransferase family 39 protein; the encoded protein is MTTLRYAAGSLSIVVAVVALFAFDVFRELFLFLSPDHSVTSFMWQLMQICLISLGEVGAVVLLSRWLLRLAGRLDRYLVTSDKTRLLWQWLLVAFALRTFAVVVLPFNLWQDFQCYDELGWQWATDGGYYNGAHLTAYWPPGYPFWLSRIYLVFGHVPVIGAIANIFLGTATVLLSYLLVRCLWGERIGRWSLLILALFPSQVLFANVLASEMLFTPLFLLALLLFVAGSRIRHWWAVVCLGGLFLGLATLTRTISAPFLCIVALYWFLESRSWRFAAARTVLGLAGFALVVTPWIIRNHHAVGRACLSTNTGINLFIGNQPSSGMGYNHHAALQFDLWDPSKEAYVDSAASAQAWDYIREKPFAFLGRGVIKVMFFYAVDVDPLDYQLFRVAESGSGVGWLGLAVLTESWYLIVLLLAALALPVVIRSRIHRNASTALVLLTVGYWTAVHFVFFSIGRFHFPIIPILAALAAVALAYCIDTDETASASHTTGTN